One stretch of Cystobacter fuscus DSM 2262 DNA includes these proteins:
- a CDS encoding PP2C family protein-serine/threonine phosphatase: MPVTPRIDSGAATHIGRRSNNEDSFCQRPDLGFFAVADGLGGHEGGEVASQLLLRTVTEFLDSREDATAPLEAETPEQMLLHGVRLAHEEVRGQQRGKLSMMASTLTGVLLLEDEAVVCNIGDSRTFLVRDGAVRRLTRDHTVIAEMEAAGLDTKTPFALRHRNSLTGAVGMEDSVEPDCGRVPLSSGDVLLLCSDGLYELVPPEMMVELLAQGGSAQEIAERLVARAYERGGTDNITGIVLRVLDNG, translated from the coding sequence ATGCCCGTCACACCACGAATCGACAGTGGCGCCGCGACCCACATCGGCCGCCGCTCGAACAACGAGGACTCCTTCTGTCAGCGGCCCGACCTGGGCTTCTTCGCGGTCGCCGATGGCCTGGGTGGCCACGAGGGCGGGGAAGTGGCCAGCCAGCTCTTGCTGCGCACGGTGACGGAGTTCCTGGACTCACGGGAGGATGCCACGGCCCCGCTCGAGGCCGAGACCCCCGAGCAGATGCTGCTCCACGGGGTGCGGCTGGCGCACGAGGAGGTGCGGGGCCAGCAGCGCGGCAAGCTGTCCATGATGGCCTCGACGCTCACCGGGGTGCTGCTGCTCGAGGACGAGGCGGTGGTGTGCAACATCGGCGACAGCCGCACCTTCCTGGTGCGCGACGGGGCGGTGCGGCGGCTCACGCGCGACCACACGGTCATCGCGGAGATGGAGGCGGCGGGGCTCGACACGAAGACGCCGTTCGCGTTGCGTCACCGCAACTCGCTCACGGGCGCGGTGGGCATGGAGGACAGCGTGGAGCCGGACTGCGGCCGGGTGCCGCTGAGCTCCGGCGACGTGCTGCTCCTGTGCAGTGATGGACTGTACGAGCTCGTGCCGCCGGAGATGATGGTCGAGCTGCTCGCCCAGGGCGGCTCGGCGCAGGAGATCGCCGAGCGGCTCGTGGCCCGGGCCTATGAGCGGGGCGGCACGGACAACATCACGGGCATCGTGCTCCGGGTGTTGGACAACGGCTAG
- a CDS encoding TetR/AcrR family transcriptional regulator, translated as MAKRAPKTNERILQEGLALMSQEGLAGVTIGRLAEQVGMSKSGLFAHFRGKEDIQVGLLEYAGRVFLPCVLEPAMKAPEGLPRLESLVQHWLGWAKRAGLPGGCAVAAAMFELDDVESPVREYVLGLEAQWRATLGQFVQRAVDLGHLRAGLDVEQFVWELCGIYLSHHTSSRFVRDPRADERARVAFEALVNRARPGK; from the coding sequence ATGGCGAAGCGCGCCCCCAAGACGAACGAGCGGATCCTCCAGGAAGGCCTGGCCCTGATGAGCCAGGAAGGCCTGGCGGGAGTCACGATCGGCCGGCTGGCGGAACAGGTGGGGATGTCGAAGAGCGGGCTCTTCGCCCACTTCCGTGGCAAGGAAGACATCCAGGTGGGACTGCTCGAATACGCCGGCCGCGTCTTCCTCCCGTGCGTCCTCGAGCCCGCGATGAAGGCGCCCGAGGGGCTGCCCCGCTTGGAATCCCTGGTCCAGCATTGGCTGGGATGGGCGAAGCGGGCGGGACTCCCGGGGGGCTGCGCCGTGGCCGCCGCGATGTTCGAGCTCGACGACGTGGAGAGCCCCGTCCGGGAGTATGTCCTCGGCCTCGAGGCGCAGTGGCGCGCCACGCTGGGGCAGTTCGTCCAGCGGGCGGTTGACCTCGGGCACCTGCGCGCCGGACTCGATGTCGAACAGTTCGTCTGGGAACTCTGTGGCATCTACCTGAGCCATCACACCTCGAGCCGCTTCGTGCGGGACCCGCGCGCCGATGAGCGGGCCCGCGTGGCCTTCGAGGCGCTCGTGAACCGGGCCCGTCCCGGGAAGTAG
- a CDS encoding SH3 domain-containing protein, with translation MPDGKWEFVGKVGIINWDGDPEVRLRPSPSTNGNPIRTLPFSAHVQVIKRSTDGWSYVATPGGQEGYVSSAYIWTNLPEPTARLHRVEKDLAGTAIAISEAYYGDQICWGQDLRFYVNVLGLANKKAIPKGVTGWKSVKFNERDLIWIPSRRYAQSLVSVVDSGSISYEFLERLASPMLRFAQFCEDLDRAIRLSKNYLGKAILKHGEKEVVEVLESLAMMALVSIAILGATTVVVGVVTGGSGAAYGFELGLLILEWMGLAMFVGWVAESLATVGGEFAKFFSAVWEAKGRVSKLEQAAQQFAEALAALLGKLLELALMVAASKGVSWAANALRGTPIGRCIGEGKIGEWLGKRLDHFKEGMKGRPREVLGSFYRRVELVTKTAKNKLQSRGEFDGIDMSKKLFIEYKSARKFFKGDKTPENWAKDQIYTKTLKRISILLHEATATRPKSDGSPTVPTLEEIKGFQKIQFRIDGNTPMLRAAVAAQLKALRTQFPGWSFDATYGVNLLLPPLPDAVTQAR, from the coding sequence ATGCCCGATGGCAAATGGGAGTTCGTGGGCAAGGTGGGCATCATCAACTGGGATGGCGATCCTGAAGTGCGGTTGCGCCCCTCACCCAGCACGAATGGAAATCCCATTCGCACGTTACCCTTCAGCGCGCACGTGCAAGTCATCAAGCGCTCCACAGACGGCTGGTCCTACGTCGCTACACCCGGCGGACAAGAAGGCTATGTCTCATCGGCCTACATCTGGACGAACCTTCCCGAACCGACCGCACGGTTGCACCGTGTGGAAAAGGACTTGGCGGGCACCGCGATCGCCATCAGCGAGGCCTACTATGGCGATCAGATCTGCTGGGGACAGGATCTGCGCTTCTACGTGAATGTCCTCGGGTTAGCGAACAAGAAAGCGATTCCCAAGGGCGTGACGGGGTGGAAAAGCGTGAAGTTCAATGAGAGGGACCTGATCTGGATTCCAAGCCGCCGCTATGCCCAGTCGCTGGTGTCGGTTGTCGATTCTGGATCGATCTCCTACGAGTTTCTCGAACGGCTTGCCTCGCCGATGCTGCGCTTCGCCCAGTTCTGCGAGGATCTCGATCGAGCCATCCGGTTGTCGAAGAATTATCTGGGAAAAGCCATTTTGAAACATGGCGAGAAGGAGGTGGTTGAGGTCCTCGAGTCGCTGGCGATGATGGCCCTTGTCTCTATCGCCATCCTGGGGGCCACCACCGTGGTGGTGGGGGTGGTGACTGGCGGCTCTGGCGCCGCTTACGGCTTCGAGCTGGGCCTCCTGATACTCGAGTGGATGGGGCTGGCGATGTTCGTGGGCTGGGTGGCGGAGTCTCTCGCCACAGTGGGAGGGGAGTTCGCCAAGTTTTTCAGCGCCGTCTGGGAAGCGAAAGGACGGGTGTCCAAGCTGGAACAGGCAGCACAGCAGTTCGCCGAGGCCCTGGCTGCACTGCTGGGGAAGTTGCTGGAACTGGCACTGATGGTCGCGGCCTCGAAAGGGGTGAGCTGGGCCGCCAATGCGCTGCGCGGGACACCGATTGGCCGCTGTATCGGTGAGGGTAAGATTGGAGAGTGGCTGGGCAAACGCTTGGATCACTTCAAAGAGGGAATGAAGGGACGGCCTCGGGAAGTGCTCGGCTCGTTCTATCGACGGGTGGAGCTTGTCACGAAGACCGCCAAAAACAAACTTCAGTCCAGGGGAGAGTTTGACGGGATCGACATGAGCAAGAAATTGTTCATCGAGTACAAGTCGGCCCGGAAATTCTTCAAAGGGGATAAGACTCCCGAGAATTGGGCGAAGGACCAGATCTACACCAAGACGCTCAAGCGGATCTCCATCCTGCTTCACGAGGCGACCGCGACCCGGCCGAAAAGCGATGGCTCCCCCACCGTCCCAACGCTTGAGGAGATCAAGGGTTTTCAGAAGATCCAATTCCGCATCGATGGAAACACCCCCATGCTGCGGGCGGCCGTGGCCGCGCAGCTCAAGGCGCTCCGCACCCAATTCCCGGGCTGGAGCTTCGATGCGACTTACGGGGTCAATCTGCTCTTGCCGCCCCTGCCTGACGCCGTGACGCAGGCCAGGTGA
- a CDS encoding endonuclease V yields the protein MERHSLHGWDLTPTQAVALQRELKERVVLRPPRGWKVERVAGADISMSRGEDWASGGFVVLDAETREPVARASAVTRLGFPYVPGLLSFRELPVLMEAWARLEVRPDVIIFDGQGTAHPRRLGLACHGGLLFGVPSIGCAKSLLVGKHGPLGEERGAVADILHQGEVVGRAVRTRRGVLPVYVSPGHLMDLPTAVEWVLRMTSRYREPETTRHAHRLVNEVRREALAARASSRE from the coding sequence ATGGAACGGCATTCCCTGCATGGCTGGGACCTGACGCCGACCCAGGCGGTGGCGCTGCAGCGGGAGTTGAAGGAGCGCGTGGTGTTGCGCCCGCCGAGGGGGTGGAAGGTGGAGCGGGTGGCGGGGGCGGACATCTCCATGAGCCGGGGGGAGGACTGGGCGTCCGGGGGCTTCGTGGTGCTGGACGCGGAGACCCGGGAGCCCGTGGCCCGGGCGAGCGCGGTGACGCGGCTGGGCTTTCCCTACGTGCCGGGGCTGCTGTCCTTCCGGGAGCTGCCCGTGCTGATGGAGGCGTGGGCTCGGCTGGAGGTGCGGCCGGATGTGATTATCTTCGATGGCCAGGGCACGGCGCACCCCCGGCGCCTGGGGCTGGCGTGTCACGGGGGCCTGTTGTTTGGGGTGCCGTCCATCGGCTGCGCCAAGTCCCTGCTGGTGGGCAAGCACGGGCCGCTGGGGGAGGAGCGCGGCGCGGTGGCGGACATCCTCCACCAGGGCGAGGTGGTGGGCCGGGCGGTGCGCACGCGGCGCGGCGTGTTGCCCGTCTACGTATCGCCGGGGCACCTGATGGATCTGCCCACGGCGGTGGAGTGGGTGTTGAGGATGACGTCGCGCTACCGGGAGCCGGAGACGACGCGGCACGCGCACCGGCTGGTGAACGAGGTGCGGCGCGAGGCGCTCGCGGCGCGGGCGTCCTCGCGCGAGTGA
- a CDS encoding dipeptidase: MIRSFSKFLPPLAVAAGLAAPAALACTSLLVSKGASADGSTFITYAADSHELYGELYYTPARRNAPGAWRDIFEWDTGKFLGRIKEIPVTYSVVGNMNEHQLSISESTFTGRKELEEPAGIIDYGSLIYTALERAKTAREAIQVMTDLVAEYGYASTGESFSIADPKEAWILEMIGKGAGQKGAVWVARRLPEGTISAHANQARIRQFPLNDSANALYSKDVISFAREKGWFSGADKDFSFADTYHPLDFGGIRFAEGRVWSIFRRAAPSLGLGVEYADGSQPDKRLPLWVKPDRKLSVQDVMGLMRDHFEGTPLDMSKDVGAGPYAVPYRWRPMTWKVDGKEYVHERAISTQQTGFSFVAQMRSWMPSPVGGVLWFGMDDTFTTVYTPMYAGVRRAPANFAQGVASRGQFSWDSSFWVFNWVSNQAYGRWSDMIVDVRKAQGELEGQFLADQGDIEKAALELYKSSPEQARAYLTDYSSQQGAKVHTRWRKLGEQLLVKYIDGNVRDEAGKVNHPKYPDSWYRTIVRDAGPKLAVPETPAPAAPDVKPPVSAPQSKPPVAPAP; encoded by the coding sequence ATGATCCGGTCCTTCTCGAAGTTCCTCCCCCCCCTGGCCGTCGCGGCGGGGCTGGCGGCGCCCGCGGCCCTCGCCTGTACCAGCCTGCTGGTGAGCAAGGGGGCCTCGGCCGACGGCTCCACCTTCATCACCTACGCGGCGGACTCGCACGAGCTGTATGGCGAGCTGTATTACACCCCGGCGCGCCGCAACGCGCCCGGCGCCTGGCGCGACATCTTCGAGTGGGACACGGGCAAGTTCCTCGGCCGCATCAAGGAAATCCCCGTCACCTACTCGGTGGTGGGCAACATGAACGAGCACCAGCTCTCCATCAGTGAGTCCACCTTCACCGGGCGTAAGGAGCTGGAGGAGCCCGCGGGCATCATCGACTACGGCTCGCTCATCTACACGGCGCTGGAGCGCGCGAAGACGGCCCGGGAGGCCATCCAGGTGATGACGGACCTGGTGGCCGAGTACGGCTACGCCTCCACGGGCGAGTCCTTCTCCATCGCGGATCCCAAGGAGGCGTGGATCCTCGAGATGATTGGCAAGGGCGCGGGGCAGAAGGGCGCGGTGTGGGTGGCCCGGCGGTTGCCCGAGGGGACCATTTCGGCGCACGCCAACCAGGCGCGCATCCGCCAGTTTCCGCTCAACGATTCCGCCAACGCCCTGTACTCCAAGGACGTCATCTCCTTCGCGCGCGAGAAGGGCTGGTTCAGCGGGGCGGACAAGGACTTCAGCTTCGCGGACACCTACCACCCGCTCGACTTCGGCGGCATCCGCTTCGCCGAGGGGCGCGTGTGGAGCATCTTCCGCCGCGCGGCGCCGTCGCTCGGGCTGGGGGTGGAGTACGCGGACGGCTCGCAGCCCGACAAGCGGCTGCCCCTGTGGGTGAAGCCGGACCGCAAGCTGTCGGTGCAGGACGTGATGGGGCTGATGCGCGACCACTTCGAGGGCACGCCGCTGGACATGTCCAAGGACGTGGGAGCGGGGCCCTACGCGGTGCCCTACCGCTGGCGGCCGATGACGTGGAAGGTGGATGGCAAGGAGTACGTCCACGAGCGCGCCATCTCCACGCAGCAGACGGGCTTCTCGTTCGTGGCGCAGATGCGCTCGTGGATGCCGTCGCCGGTGGGCGGGGTGCTGTGGTTCGGCATGGATGACACCTTCACCACCGTCTACACGCCGATGTACGCGGGCGTGCGCCGCGCGCCGGCCAACTTCGCCCAGGGTGTGGCCAGCCGGGGCCAGTTCTCCTGGGACTCCTCCTTCTGGGTGTTCAACTGGGTGTCCAACCAGGCCTATGGGCGCTGGAGCGACATGATCGTCGACGTGCGCAAGGCGCAGGGCGAGCTGGAGGGCCAGTTCCTCGCGGACCAGGGCGACATCGAGAAGGCGGCGCTGGAGCTGTACAAGAGCTCGCCCGAGCAGGCGCGGGCCTATCTCACCGACTACTCCTCCCAGCAGGGCGCCAAGGTGCACACCCGCTGGCGCAAGCTGGGCGAGCAGCTGCTGGTGAAGTACATCGACGGCAACGTGCGTGACGAAGCGGGCAAGGTGAACCATCCCAAGTACCCGGACTCGTGGTACCGGACCATCGTGCGGGACGCGGGCCCCAAGCTGGCGGTTCCCGAGACCCCCGCTCCCGCGGCACCGGACGTCAAGCCCCCGGTCTCCGCCCCCCAGTCGAAGCCCCCGGTCGCTCCTGCCCCCTGA
- a CDS encoding YbjN domain-containing protein, translated as MSDALGRTVESIQKAITQVVLERGWALTQLPGKLIWSLALRGERTYACYIQIEPEEGRTVFYGVVPGTVPEPARTDAAVAITAINYGLAVGKFELDLTDGELRFSNGIDVTGTVLDPVVYARLVDHVISMLDAYVPTLSSRLALEG; from the coding sequence GTGAGCGATGCCCTCGGACGTACGGTCGAATCGATTCAGAAAGCCATCACCCAGGTCGTCCTCGAGCGCGGCTGGGCGCTGACCCAGCTCCCGGGGAAGTTGATCTGGTCCCTGGCGCTCCGGGGGGAGCGGACCTACGCGTGCTACATCCAGATCGAGCCCGAAGAGGGACGCACGGTCTTCTACGGCGTCGTTCCCGGGACGGTGCCGGAGCCGGCACGGACCGACGCCGCGGTCGCCATCACCGCCATCAACTACGGCCTCGCCGTGGGGAAGTTCGAGCTCGACCTGACGGATGGCGAGCTGCGCTTCTCCAACGGAATCGACGTGACGGGCACCGTCCTGGACCCCGTGGTCTACGCGCGGCTCGTGGACCACGTCATCTCGATGCTGGATGCCTACGTCCCCACGCTCTCCAGCCGCCTCGCGCTCGAAGGCTGA
- a CDS encoding fumarate hydratase, translated as MNDFQFQDMLPLGKDETPYRLLTQDGVSTFEAGGKSFVQVAPEALSLLTREAMRDISHLLRPGHLQQLANILKDPEASPNDRFVAVELLKNANIAAGGVLPSCQDTGTAIVMGKKGQYVLTEGGDEAAIARGVFDTYRTANLRYSQMAALDMYKEVNTGNNLPAQIELYATDGDAYKFLFMAKGGGSANKSYLFQETKALLNPQSLLSFLDAKIRSLGTAACPPYHLAIVVGGTSAEFALKTAKYASARYLDTLPTEGNALGRGFRDVALEQEVLKLTQRTGIGAQFGGKYFCHDVRVIRLPRHGASCPVAIAVSCSADRQALGKITREGVFLEQLETDPAKYLPETADADLSGEVVKIDLRRPMADIRAELSRYPIKTRLSLSGPMVVARDIAHAKLKERLDKGEGMPQYLKDYMVYYAGPAKTPEGYASGSFGPTTAGRMDAYVDQFQAEGGSYVMLAKGNRSPAVTEACKKHGGFYLGSIGGPAARLAKDCITKVEVLEYPELGMEAVWKIEVVDFPAFIVVDDKGNDFFAHINKPTKK; from the coding sequence ATGAACGACTTCCAGTTCCAGGACATGCTTCCGCTCGGCAAGGACGAGACGCCCTACCGGCTGCTCACCCAGGATGGCGTCTCCACCTTCGAGGCCGGGGGCAAGAGCTTCGTCCAGGTGGCCCCCGAGGCGCTCTCGCTCCTCACCCGCGAGGCCATGCGCGACATCTCGCACCTGTTGCGGCCCGGGCACCTCCAGCAGCTCGCGAACATCCTCAAGGACCCCGAGGCCTCGCCCAATGATCGCTTCGTGGCGGTGGAGCTGCTCAAGAACGCCAACATCGCCGCGGGCGGCGTGCTGCCCTCCTGCCAGGACACCGGCACCGCCATCGTGATGGGCAAGAAGGGCCAGTACGTGCTCACCGAGGGTGGCGACGAGGCGGCGATCGCCCGGGGCGTGTTCGACACGTACCGCACCGCCAACCTGCGCTACTCGCAGATGGCCGCGCTCGACATGTACAAGGAGGTCAACACCGGCAACAACCTCCCGGCGCAGATCGAGCTGTACGCGACCGACGGCGACGCCTACAAGTTCCTCTTCATGGCCAAGGGCGGCGGCTCGGCCAACAAGAGCTACCTCTTCCAGGAGACCAAGGCGCTGCTCAACCCGCAGAGCCTGCTGTCCTTCCTCGACGCGAAGATCCGCTCGCTGGGCACCGCGGCGTGCCCGCCCTATCACCTGGCCATCGTGGTGGGTGGCACCTCGGCCGAGTTCGCGCTCAAGACGGCCAAGTACGCCTCGGCGCGCTACCTGGACACGCTGCCCACCGAGGGCAACGCGCTCGGCCGGGGCTTCCGCGACGTGGCGCTGGAGCAGGAGGTGCTCAAGCTCACCCAGCGCACCGGCATCGGCGCCCAGTTCGGCGGCAAGTACTTCTGCCATGACGTGCGCGTCATCCGCCTGCCCCGCCATGGCGCTTCCTGCCCGGTGGCCATCGCCGTGTCGTGCTCGGCGGACCGGCAGGCGCTCGGGAAGATCACCCGCGAGGGCGTCTTCCTCGAGCAGCTCGAGACGGACCCGGCGAAGTACCTGCCGGAGACGGCGGACGCGGACCTGTCCGGCGAGGTGGTGAAGATCGATCTGCGCCGCCCCATGGCGGACATCCGCGCCGAGCTGTCGCGCTACCCCATCAAGACGCGCCTGTCGCTCTCGGGCCCCATGGTGGTGGCGCGTGACATCGCGCACGCCAAGCTCAAGGAGCGGCTGGACAAGGGCGAGGGCATGCCCCAGTACCTCAAGGACTACATGGTGTACTACGCGGGCCCGGCGAAGACGCCGGAGGGGTACGCCTCGGGCTCGTTCGGCCCCACGACGGCGGGCCGCATGGACGCCTACGTGGACCAGTTCCAGGCGGAGGGGGGCAGCTACGTGATGCTCGCCAAGGGCAACCGCTCGCCCGCCGTCACCGAGGCCTGCAAGAAGCACGGCGGCTTCTACCTGGGCTCCATCGGCGGCCCCGCGGCACGGCTGGCCAAGGACTGCATCACCAAGGTGGAGGTGCTCGAGTACCCCGAGCTGGGCATGGAGGCCGTCTGGAAGATCGAGGTGGTGGACTTCCCCGCCTTCATCGTCGTGGACGACAAGGGCAACGACTTCTTCGCCCACATCAACAAGCCCACGAAGAAGTGA
- a CDS encoding FdhF/YdeP family oxidoreductase: MAVTPPSARTAQSHEHGPTPSEPLPSAQPPIVPEPLRIGPPSTSAGGVPAVLSSMKHAWEEMGVARGTQTLLRVNQPHGFDCPGCAWPDPAHRSAFEFCENGAKAVAEEATTARVTPEFFQQWSLVDLAAQTDHWLGKQGRLTHPMVLREGATHYAPLSWDEAFALIASELHALGSPDEACFYTSGRTSNEAAFLYQLFVRRFGTNNLPDCSNMCHESSGTALNETVGIGKGTVTLEDFEKARVIVVIGQNPGTNHPRMLTALEAAKRQGCRILSINPLPEAGLQRFKHPQTVRGVLGSGTALADLFLQVRINGDVALLQGLGKALLEREAKQPGSVLARDFVEGQTLGFEAYAAHLAGVSWDDVVEQSGIPREQIETAAGWLAETDQVIWCWAMGLTQHRNAVGNIQEIVNLALLRGSIGKPGAGLCPVRGHSNVQGDRTMGIWEKPPPAFLDALEREFGFTPPRHHGHDVVGAIQAMHAGEVKVFFALGGNFLSATPDTELTAEALRRTRLTVHVSTKLNRAHLVTGRRALILPCLGRTEKDSQAGGAQFVTVENSMGVVHASRGTLPPASEHLLSEPTLVARLARAVLGPSDALPWEALVEDYDRVRDLIARTIPGFTDFNRRVRERGGFALPNGPREGRFTTRDGKGHFTVHEMPRLALEPGQLLMMTIRTHDQYNTTVYGLHDRYRGIHDGRRVVLLNAEDMKELGVKAGQEVDLTSHFEGQRRVARKFVVVAYDIPRRCAATYFPEANVLVPLGSVAEKSRTPTSKSVVISLAPSVELPALASGA, encoded by the coding sequence ATGGCGGTCACACCCCCTTCGGCACGGACGGCGCAGTCCCACGAGCACGGCCCGACACCCTCCGAGCCGCTTCCGAGCGCCCAGCCCCCCATCGTCCCCGAGCCGCTGCGCATCGGCCCCCCCTCGACGTCCGCGGGCGGCGTGCCGGCGGTGCTCTCCTCGATGAAGCACGCCTGGGAGGAGATGGGCGTGGCGCGCGGCACCCAGACGCTCCTGCGGGTCAATCAGCCGCACGGCTTCGATTGTCCCGGCTGCGCGTGGCCCGACCCCGCCCACCGCTCGGCCTTCGAGTTCTGTGAGAACGGCGCGAAGGCCGTGGCCGAGGAGGCCACCACCGCCCGGGTGACACCCGAATTCTTCCAGCAGTGGAGCCTCGTGGACCTGGCCGCCCAGACGGACCACTGGCTGGGCAAGCAGGGCCGGCTCACCCACCCCATGGTGCTGCGCGAGGGCGCCACGCACTACGCGCCCCTGTCCTGGGACGAGGCCTTCGCGCTCATCGCCAGCGAGCTGCACGCGCTCGGCTCGCCGGACGAGGCGTGCTTCTACACCTCGGGCCGCACGAGCAACGAGGCCGCCTTCCTCTACCAGCTCTTCGTGCGGCGCTTCGGCACCAACAACCTGCCGGACTGCTCGAACATGTGCCACGAGTCGAGCGGCACCGCCCTGAACGAGACCGTCGGCATCGGCAAGGGCACGGTGACGCTCGAGGACTTCGAGAAGGCCCGCGTCATCGTCGTCATCGGGCAGAACCCGGGCACCAACCACCCGCGCATGCTCACCGCGCTCGAGGCCGCCAAGCGCCAGGGCTGCCGCATCCTCAGCATCAACCCGCTGCCCGAGGCGGGCCTGCAGCGCTTCAAGCACCCGCAGACGGTGCGCGGCGTGCTCGGCTCGGGCACGGCGCTCGCGGACCTGTTCCTCCAGGTGCGCATCAACGGAGACGTGGCGCTCCTGCAGGGCCTGGGCAAGGCGCTGCTCGAGCGCGAGGCGAAGCAGCCGGGCTCGGTGCTCGCGCGCGACTTCGTGGAGGGCCAGACGCTCGGCTTCGAGGCGTACGCGGCGCACCTGGCGGGCGTGTCCTGGGACGACGTGGTGGAGCAGAGCGGCATCCCCCGCGAGCAGATTGAAACGGCCGCGGGGTGGCTCGCGGAGACGGACCAGGTCATCTGGTGCTGGGCCATGGGGCTCACCCAGCACCGCAACGCGGTGGGCAACATCCAGGAGATCGTCAACCTGGCGCTCCTGCGCGGGAGCATCGGCAAGCCGGGCGCGGGCCTGTGCCCGGTGCGCGGCCACAGCAACGTGCAGGGGGACCGGACCATGGGCATCTGGGAGAAGCCCCCGCCCGCGTTCCTCGACGCGCTGGAGCGGGAGTTCGGCTTCACCCCGCCCCGGCACCACGGCCACGACGTGGTGGGCGCCATCCAGGCCATGCACGCCGGCGAGGTGAAGGTCTTCTTCGCGCTGGGAGGCAACTTCCTGTCGGCCACGCCCGACACGGAGCTCACCGCCGAGGCGCTGCGCCGCACCCGGCTCACCGTGCACGTGTCCACCAAGCTCAACCGGGCCCACCTCGTCACCGGGCGACGGGCGCTCATCCTGCCGTGCCTGGGCCGCACCGAGAAAGACAGCCAGGCCGGCGGCGCCCAGTTCGTCACCGTGGAGAACTCCATGGGCGTGGTGCACGCCTCGCGCGGCACCCTGCCCCCCGCCTCCGAGCACCTGCTGAGCGAGCCCACGCTCGTGGCCCGGCTCGCGCGCGCGGTGCTCGGGCCGAGCGATGCGCTCCCCTGGGAAGCGCTGGTGGAGGACTACGATCGGGTGCGCGACCTCATCGCGCGGACGATTCCCGGCTTCACGGACTTCAACCGCCGGGTGCGCGAGCGGGGAGGCTTCGCCCTGCCCAACGGCCCGCGCGAGGGCCGCTTCACCACCCGCGACGGCAAGGGGCATTTCACGGTGCACGAGATGCCACGGCTGGCGCTGGAGCCGGGCCAGTTGCTGATGATGACCATCCGCACGCACGACCAGTACAACACCACGGTGTACGGGCTGCATGACCGCTACCGGGGCATCCACGACGGCCGGCGCGTGGTGCTGCTCAACGCCGAGGACATGAAGGAGCTGGGCGTGAAGGCCGGGCAGGAGGTGGACCTCACCAGCCACTTCGAGGGCCAGCGGCGCGTGGCGCGGAAGTTCGTCGTGGTCGCGTACGACATTCCCCGGCGGTGCGCCGCCACCTACTTCCCCGAGGCCAACGTGCTGGTGCCCCTGGGCAGCGTGGCGGAGAAGAGCCGCACGCCGACGTCCAAGTCGGTCGTCATCAGCCTCGCCCCCTCCGTGGAGCTACCCGCCCTGGCGTCCGGGGCCTGA